Part of the Mytilus galloprovincialis chromosome 14, xbMytGall1.hap1.1, whole genome shotgun sequence genome is shown below.
GGAATGGGGAGTATGCAAGGTGTTCAATTCATATCGAAGCTTGTTATAGATAAtcgattgggtttttttttcaaactaaagatCTGTGTCAGTTGTAATCTTATCGGAAAGATACAGCCCTGATATGCTATCTGAATGCATAACACCCTCGTGTTTGAATAACCGTTTAAAAGCTATTTATAGCAATTGTGACTTTGTTTATGTTAACATTGATAAAGGCACGTGCAAGTTTGAAGTTATATTTGTATATCTCATGTGAGTAgaggaaatgaaaaataatcacTAACAGAAAGATCAATGgacaaaatacacaaaatagtAATGTACTCACCTGTTTTGCTACTGTACAGTTTGGCATTggataaactttttttaaatgcagATGTATCTTAATACTTCCATCAGAAGTTTCTTGCATTATGGCTCTTGTGTCGCTTGATGGTAAATCTTTTGTCATAGAAAATATCAGTCTGGCAGTTATATTCTAGTCATATTAGAGTTAGCTATATTAAATATTTCACACATCGTCGATGAACCTTTTTGTTACATACGATTTTCAATGAAAACAAACTATGGTACATTATAACATTTTACTGCTAGATATGTCATGATCATTAAAAACATCATATCTTCTAAAAGAATAATATTTAGGTTAAAGAAATATCAATAACGTTCAAAGTGACTAACCTATATTGGAAACAATTAAATGAAACAAAGTGTAATTAAACTATGTAATGTATTTGGATACGAGTTATACTTGttcttttatgatatttttgctACTTATAAAATTTTGATTCCATGCTATAGAAAATACAGGTCAGAGAGACCTCTATTTAGTGTACTTTTGTTGGAAGGAGGCattaatttttattcaatatgaaaatttgCATGCAAGTTGTTAAATTACATTCAATATCTAGTACAGAATATATGTGGGAGATTGTCTCACACATTAGAATACAAACTATGGATCTGCGTTGATTGAGTTTCTAAAATACTGCTAGCTTCCCATTCTTAAGATATAACATATACTGACCGACTTAAGAAACGCAACACttgattattctttttaaattttgaaatgaatatatCACAGTCAAAAGCAAAGACTGCATGTAACAAACGCCACAATGATTGTCAGACAGGCCAACCAATTGTGTTAGACATGTTTTGGGCTCCGTTTTACACCTTCTGAATTTTCCTTTGTTCTACCCATTACAATGGGTTTTGGCAATTATGCAGTTGAAACTTTGGAGCTCGAAATATTTTTCTTCAGTCGTTTCTTTGGTATTTCAGTTGAAAGGAAACATTTATTGCACGAATCTGTGAGCAATAGCATTCGGCAATTTTATTAGCAGTTGACGATGCGGCCGTAAACATGTCTCGCATATGTCGATGCGTATTCAAATTTCATTAACGTTTCACTATCACAGCATGTTAATCTGGTCATTGATGGTCAGAAACAAATCCCGGCTACCTGTATCGTTGTCGGAAggacagtaagacgagtttctgaTGTCAAACTGTATGGTTGCAGtaggtttgcgtttttctgtttGCAGTATtcctattcatttttttaaatatctttgaagtacatgtatggAGATGAAACATTCGTTTACTGATTTAAGTGTGGCCAATGATTGAAGCACTGTTTCATGAAGCAAacgaaactataaaaaaaattttaatggGTTCCAAATTTCGCTTTCAGAAATTCGTGCGATCTCAATAATTCGGTATGTTGAATAACCACAGGTAAGTCAGATGTTGTTTTTTCTAAAGAGAAAAAGTATGGTAAACATGAATAAAAGCTGAATAAGAATCAAACATGATTAAGGGGGAAAATATCAACCAAATGAGTGTTGCGTTTATAAAATCAGTCAGTATATGTCCATGATTATTATGAATCCGTAATAAATAAAAGTTATTATCTGAAATCTTGTTATTGTCTACTCAGATTGTGGCAGTTCTTCCATAAAATAGATTTTTACAGTTTTACCCaagaaataatttcatttgtATCTTTTAACTTTCATACTCACATTCAAAATTATGCTTTGATATTTCTATTCCCTTTGTTTGTGTGTCAAAACTGTAACGACATTGGTATTTACACCGTAGGTCTGACTCTGTCACGTTGTTTATTTGAAGCTCAAATTGATTCCCATTCTTTAATATTTCGGTATACTTATCTGAGTTTATTGGATGCCCATTATAACATATAAGTTCTGGGCCTTTTGTCCATTGCCTGATAAGTCCTCCATCTATATTATTTACACCGGAAACAGTACAAATTAGGGATAGCGTCTCTCCTAAACGTATAATCTCTGGTCTGAATATCAAAGACACTGTAAGAATAATAATGATTGTAGtgttttataaaaagaagatgtggtatgaatgccaatgatacaactcttcaacagagaccaaaacgacacatgaattaacaaataaaagtcaccatacggccttcaacaatgaccaaagtgCATAGTCCATCACAGTGTCTCAATAGTTTATCTTCAAATTAAATTCCgatgcttattttttttaaagtgagtAGAGAtccattattattatatttaaattgtaGTTGTAGTATTGTAAAAGTAACTTCTTTTCAAATTCATAACCTTTTTGTAGCAGAATATACAAAATTGCGCCGTTTAACATGTCAAAATTTGACGTTGTTTTTAAATATggtataaaaatgattaaaaaaaatggatcaTTTATTTCAATACAAGCACGTATATACAAACATATCATTATTTAATGTAACAGTTGACATtaactatgaaataaaaatagcCGATACAACTCTAAATAACGTCTTTGACGAGTTCTTATTCTTCACAGTTACAGGGAATGACACAATTTTCCTGAAATGAAGCAAAAACAACATATGCAGTATTGAATCAGTGCAAAGAGTATTTCTTTTTTAGAAATGAGTCTCAATCAGTTTTTCTTTCAACGTCCGGTGAGCAGTTGCATAATGCTGTGCATTTTAATGCTGCTTTTAAGAATTTACATTCTCATCGACATCCTTTCTTACAGCCACAGTGGATGAGCTCTTGGCATGACATTGAAGCTTCAGCAAGCACAGACCAGAATGGTACCCAAGTACCATCAAGGTTTTGCCAATCAAATAAATCTTGTGATGGTATACTTGGATTTGCAACTAAACAATTGCCTCAAATAACACTACATTGGTAAGCTGCATGTTTATTATGTTCAATGAAGAAGTGCATCTCGTGTTGGAGGAATATTGTCAATTGTTCTTGTCTTCTGCGTGAATCATTGTTTTCTTGACTAATTCACCATATTAGCTGTACTAGACCGATTATACAAAAGCACAACATATCGTGATATTActtttaacacttttaaaatttccaCTTCATTTGGATTCTCAATAACCTGCAGAAATGCTTCTGACAACTCCTCTTATAAAGACTATGTGGCCCAAGCTGATTCGCGTTTCATGTACTCGTACTGATTACAGCTTAAAACTACTCACTTCTTGGACAAATCATCATAGATATCCCTGATGAACTGAACGCTTTGTTAGCAACCATGAAGTTGACTGGTAAAGAACCTGCCTTGAAGTTTTCGGCAAGTACTGACCAGGTGACAGTACAGTTGACGTGGACCAAGGCTAAGGAACAAGATGCATTCCCTGTAAACCCAAGCCGGCCTTGAAGAGTAAACCACCATCCACCAGGAGAAGGGACGCCAAGCGTTACGATCAGTGGATGGCAAACAAAACAGCCGTTTTACCTGCTGCCCAAATCCAACAAACCACCATCACGCAAACCGAGGCAAGAGACAGCGTAGTTGAACATGTACTTACACCAACTAAGTACAAAGGGGAACCAGTTGGGGTTGTAGTCAATAGGGATATTGTCACCAGTTCCTACAACCCCAAAAAGGACTGCCATCACCTGGTATTCTACACCTCCACAAATGACAGAGGCAAGCGCAGTAGGATCGACTTCGAAGAAGGGTTTGACATCGACAACCCAGACCTACTGCGCACACCACCACACACACCATCAACGCAGATTCCAAAGAGACAATACAAACAGCCATGCTAGCAGCACATCCTGATACTCCGTACCAGCAACACCAACGCAGACGGAGTAAAATGAAggccaaaaaacaaacaaacaccggTCTATAAAATAGGTTATTCAAGTCCGCAATATCCAGACAGGATAGCCAGACGTGAAACATCTACATATCATCATCATGATTTCTTACCTTTCCTAGAAAAAGCTGAGACTGTGTCACAACCGGTAAATGAATTGAAcagtggaaagactttcaatttcAATGGTCCTAGAGCAAGGCACAATCCATAAATTGAAATATATCGGAAGTTCTTTCCAGTGCCAAAACCTATCCACCGCAGTTCAGCCATTTGAATTCCCATGTTTATGCAGCTGGGAATGAAGA
Proteins encoded:
- the LOC143058010 gene encoding uncharacterized protein LOC143058010, yielding MARSYIYRTAIIYTSIATVVANVSLIFRPEIIRLGETLSLICTVSGVNNIDGGLIRQWTKGPELICYNGHPINSDKYTEILKNGNQFELQINNVTESDLRCKYQCRYSFDTQTKGIEISKHNFEYLPSSDTRAIMQETSDGSIKIHLHLKKVYPMPNCTVAKQGLHIPFNIVKHHRHGIYYEVIMAYQAEKSTNCNDNLEVICQLIDKHPIPVDNEMMCQVKDELMTYTIISICVSICVSLTVATLLLYRKLRNKSVNKEVHL